TAAGTCAGATCACGTACCCGGGCAGGTCACGTGACGCTTGTGCACAGGTCGGAGATATCCTCTGTCGCTGTAACATATGAATTAGGTATCCTCCACACGTACAAAAATTCAACAGTGTGTTCagaattattcgaaattatGACTTAAATTTCTGCCTTGTCTCGCGGGTAGCAAAGTTCGACGCTTGCGGAGACATAAATTTGACCAAGGCTTAGGTCGCGATGTTTGGATGAGCGATCGAGCCCCACTAGAGAATGCCGCGCTGGCGCGACCTTTATGCAGACTTATATTTTAACGCAGCCAAGCACGAATTGCTAATCTGGATAGAGTCAAGTAATTTCATAAATTCCATAATCTGCAATGACAATATATGACACACCCTACAGCATCTCGATAAATCTTCGAGTGGACCTGGGTATTTGCCGTGAAGACCTTTCGCACACTGCGTATACGGAATCATCGAAACAAAGTTTGACTCCGGCGAATTATCAAAGACaacttttgaaatgttcataaaAGTATGAAATAATTGAATACAATTCTGAATGTATTTTAATCGTAAGCTACTTTGTAATTTTCTACTGTAAGAACTGCAATTCGATTAAATTGAGAAACcagaaatttaaatgaaaatcgtGTTCTCTGCAGGGCTTTAACTTAGTCGAGGTCATTGCACTTAAGTGACTCACTGACTTGTTTTAAAGCTGCAAAAGAAATTGCAGTAAAGATCTTCGACGTCTCATCAAAGGTGCCCTAGCACAGATGCAAATTTGTTTCGTTTACTTTTCTTTCTGTATCTTCCAACATTCACTGTGACCATGAGTTTTGGCAGTGAATCTTATAGGAACTATAGTATTAGAACAAATAATAAAGAATTTTTGATTCAGGGTTCATGCCCTTCATATTACAATGCCACAATCAGGGAGTAaccttcttttgttttgtttttttcgtgAAAGGCACCCCGAGAGAAGTGGTTGTGGACCCACTATTCTTTGGAAGCGCCGCAACACAGTAAACCAAAATAAAAGTTGACATATTTTATTCCCAtctttacacattttaaatacaTTCAAGAATAAAGCTTCAAAAGATTTAAAGGTGACCCTGATGTAAATTTGACCCTGAATCAAAAATTCTGAAGTGTTGGACCACTTGATAATTTACGTATTGATGTATATCGCTCTACGGTGCCTcctctgaaaaaaatgacaatttccCCGCTTAAGAAATCGGTATGAATTTTGAAACGTCAGGTTGATGATTCGGACATATTTTAAACAAAGACGAACTGGATGCATCAAAATGGTAGACATTTCGAAACAAACGGACTTATTTACTTATATTAGGGCAACCGCAGTCTTGGTAAAGGTCGAACAAGGATTGACTGTCACGCCTGAAAGTTGTAAAATACAGCCGTTTAAAGATGTTTCTCGGGATGGTACCAACagtaatttttatcacaaaatttaatTGATAGACCTCATAAATTTTTGATGTCACTAATCGATCATTTCAGGTtggcaatattttgttttgggGTTTAACTACTTCTGTCGAGGGGAGGATGTGTGCGATTGTGTTTTATGAGAATATGTATCTTATgcagaaatgttattttgagATGCAGCTTTCTTACCCAAGACATAATAGTAACATTCCCTCATTTGCATAGCGGTTTCAATAAATTTGTGCGATTTTCGCTAAATCTTCACTCCGATCTGGTTGGTCATCTCTGCTCTACAGCAAGAAGCTCCCGCATCTGACACCGTTGCCTACTACACTCATATACCGACAATGGCTTTCGCTGGTAACTGGACCGTGTACAAGAGCGAGAACGTCGAGAAGTTCATGCTTGCCGCAGGCGCCCCCGCCGACAGAGCCGCCAACGCCGAGAAAGCTGTCACCACCCTCAGTTGCAAGAAGGACGGTGATTTCTTCATACTGACTTCCACCGGTCCAAAGGGCAACACCATCGAGCAGAAATTCAAGCCCGGCGTGCCGTTCACCGAGTCCTTCGGACCCATCGGCAAGGAAAGGCAGGCCATCGCCAGTATCGAGGGCAACAAGCTGGTCATCAAGTCGGCCGACGGTTCCGGAGTAACGGAAACCCGTGAAGTCAACGGTGATGAAATGGTATTTTCCATCTCCAAAGACGGCATCGGCGAAGTTGGCAGACGCTACCTGAAGCGCTCTTAGACTCGCTCATGTCAGCTTGCAAGAAATATCTACCATTTGATATTTAATTACCTTTTTTAGGTTCATTTTTGTGACAATGACCTTAATTTGTAGATAATTCCAcgtaaaaaatgttgaaaatacttTTAAGTTCGTAATTCTTTCATGTGCATATATCTTTACTGCTGTagattaacatttatttttacgcCGCCAGTCTTTCATACCATTGATAGACAACGACTTTGACTTTTGGTATAGGTTTATATTGTACTCTTTCTGCATACTTTCGTGAGAAACCACCCGGTGAGACCACCTTGTAGATCACGGTGTCCGCAGTGAACAAGGACGCGAGAGACAGTCCGTGACAACTGAGGCTGCTTTACGGAAAGATCTGAACGAAGGGCCTCTCCACAAGCCCAGATGGCGTTCCGTGTGTGACCAAGGCCGTGCCGGTGCACTCAGCAAAGTGTGTTGTAGAAGCTGGAGCGAACAACGACGACGACCACGCAGCCTCAAGAAAAATCACCCATCGTGTTCATCGTCATTCGATTTGACAACCTTGTGACGTATGTCACGTGCATGTTGGCTTCAGCTTTTCAATTTGTTCGAACTTTAAACTCACCGTTTCAAGTGTTGGACTGAAATAACTTACCGGGTTTGACAAACAAGCTTCACGCCAGGAACCTACAAGATCAATTGTCATGTTTTGTTATAAACGTAAAACTTCAAACTTTTTCACCCCAAAACCTCGTTAGTCGTCTTTCATGGTACTCTAGATcatttcttttttgtaaaaGCTGCTATTGAAAACTCAGCAAAGTCTAATTTAGCTTAAGTGGTGCTATGTGAATATCTTATGAAtggaaattaaaatattgatgaaatgttAAATGAATATATACATTTTTCAGAGTATTTTGTTATCAATATCGACTAATCGCACTCATacataatttcattaaaattgcaTATGCCTCGCTTGGAGATGCTGTGAAATTTAACAGTTCAGCATTCATTGAGCGTTCTCATTCTACTCTTGGCCTCCTCTCCCCTCTTTCTCAGTCTCTGAGTGTCTGTctatgtctctgtctgtctctgtctctgtatgtgtctgtctttctctatcatgtgtgtctgtctgtctctgtctctctctgcctGTCTACGCCCCCCCTCTCTCTCGTGCTACGCGCATACACGCGTGTAACCGAGTACCGATAGAGTTCGATTGACGCCCGCAAGTTGCCCTGTAAAGTAATTGGCGGAGACAGGCGTCAGATAAAGGCCAAAACAAAACTCGCACACTGGTGACTCATCGCGTCCCAGGTGTAATACGTTAGACAATAGGCGATGTCGGACGGTCTCTCTAGCAGGCACTTAAAATGGGCCAGCTGCTATGCCAACACAAACCCCCGCTTCAATATCATATATCGAATGATCTCCACAAGTGCTAAACAAATATGGGTGATATTCACCTCTCGAGACATACCGAACCTGCACTGCTGCAAATGTTACCTCTTTTTAAATATCAAGTCGTCAGCTTCCGGAAGTGTTTCaccattttcattttatcagtTTCACGCAAAGTACCGAATGCTTCGGGGATGCGTGTATGAAACTAACGGTGAGCAAATACCGGCTACTTGTCCTGACTACGGCAGTATGCATTtatgatgtgtgtgtgtatgtgtgatgACAAACAAGTCAGTTCAGCGATAACACGGCCATATTTACTGTTCAACATTTCTAAGTCTGGTTTTCTGTCAAGGGTGTCAATAAATCTTTTCGTGTCATGTAACTGGTCGTGTATGCCACAATTACCCTCAAGAAATGAGAATCATCGGCTGCTATAAACTTGCTTACATTTTCTGacggtgattttttttccattacgAGCATAAATAGAGTGGCAAACGGTGGCTTTTGTTGGTCTGCCTGGTGTTTTGTCGTTTATGCTGTTACAGCTCAGGTGctcaaaatatcatttagtGAACGTCAAAGAACCATTTACACTCAAAAACGTAATGCGACTTACagtccctcaagggagggataCGATCTGTACACACTCTGTGCTTTACGGAGGAAGCATAAAAACAAATATGCTATTGTCCTCAGTCAGGACACAAAAATGTTATTGCAAGCGCCCTCTTCGGGTGATACTTGGCACTGATTGACCCGGTGTGGGATAATGGTTTCGTGACGTGACCGTGAGACAATTACCCGGTATGGGCTCGTCTTCAGACCATGCACGTGTGATGTGCATGCTCCCGGCCCTCTACAGTTGTGAAACCGACACAATGAAGGACTTCACCGTACAATGGATGCCGCTTTCATAGAGTCAGAAGAGTTAAAAAATCCCAAACGTTTATCGGTTGATTTTTCATCCCATTATTTTATGGATGCAAAGGTTATATTTTGTCTTCAGTGCTCACATAATAAATGTTTTTGCAGACATGGTTAAATATCAACATGACTTCGAACTTCCATTGGGATGATAAGTTGCTTTATTTGAAAAGTGTCAGTGAATATCCATGTTTGGAGACAGAAACCTGGAATGAACAGATAACCAGACAGGTTAGAACGACGATGCAGGAAGGCGAATTCACATACAGTGGAGTGAACACTTTGCCACAATCCGacaacttttgccatttttccgAATTCTACTCGTCATCTacgaaaacaataaaaatatggctcataataataataatatttatttcttatagagcgcattacatttttaaaatctcaatgcgctttacacatCACTAAAAAAGaggtaaattataaataaaaaattacgaGAAAACACCAATAAATGCAAAgggataaaattttaaaaaatgtctaGGAATAAAATGAGCTACaagataagtttttaactgACTTCTAAAAAAATATGGCTCATAATAGGGGATATTTAGCAATTGAACGACGATGTACTCTTAAAGTGACACCATTTCTAACCTCTCGAATGAagtggaaaaaaaatgattacGTAGTCCTTGTCCGTTTACTGCGGGTAGATTCAAAGGCTTGTCTGTGTGCTCATTAGATAAAAACGGAGCGGTTCCACGTAGAGGTATAAGCTCGTACCGATCACGCACTAATTAATTTACGGAAGTAGGTCATGGAAAGCCATTGGTAAAATTATGTTGTTTTGGCAGCGATGATAACACTCTCTGAGTTCCTTAAATGAGTATGCAATGTATGTCAGCGTTGAAATGTATCTCTATACTTAATTTGTAGTTTCAAGTTTTATACATCTAACGAACATGTTTCTTACTATAAAACAACCTTAACGATAGTCCTAAttgcatgtatacatgtacgcTCAGTAACATGGAAATACTCTTGGCTAGAAATGGTTATAAAAATCTTTGATGAACGTTGATGGTGCTTTTTTGCCGCACATGTGAACTTGATTACTACATGGCagcccccccctccccctaaaaaAAACTGCCCGAGAGAGAAAAGTTGTCTACTAGTGGTTTCTTGGCAGGCATGTGAGCAGTTTTTCTCGCATGAGCGCACAGGTAAAGGACGGGTAGGCAAGGTCTTTTGTGCGCGCGATGGGACAACTCAAAACCTATTGCGTAAGTAGGGACGTGGCATTGGATCAAATTACTTGCGAGGTTTTGCAGAGAACAGGGTTCGTCTCAGTAGAAGGGAAGGGTAGTGAGGAGCTTTTGCAATGGGTAGGGAGCTAATGGGGAGTTTTTCTGGTGGAAATtggaaatatgaaaacaagTTAGCGGATGTGGAAATTTCAAATCGTAGCAATAGCGAACAGCATTCACTTTTCGctcctatttttatttttcctcgaATATCTATGGATAGTATTGTACACGTGAAAACAGTTCTGGTtgcaatttttgatcaaaattggcgaATACTCGGCTGCCTCATAAATTCCAGATAGACTAGAGATGAACATACAACAAGCCACACACCCACGCCAACATCCGGGCTATGCACTTTCGTATCACGTACCTTGGAGTACGTGGGCGTAGTGTAGCAAGCCGTCACGGTTGAGACAACGGGCCAGGCTCGCATTTCTGCACCTATGGCACAAATGCATGATGCGATACAGAGAGTTCATGGTTTTTGGCACTGGAATGGATAGACTGGGTGACCGTGAATGCACATGCATTTTACCGTAGTCAACATTAGCTTTCGGTAATATCGACCTGTTTCAAATTGTTGAACACTTCCGTTATTCTGATCAGACAAATATTATAGTGCGCTGACCTACTCTGATTGGGGATTACATTCACGACCGAAGCATTTTGAACCGATAAGACATGCGTATATGTGTAGCCTAAGtgcctcatatatatatatattatatatatatatatatatatatatatataatatatatatatatatatatatatatatatatatatatatatataatatatatatctatatatatatatttgtgtttgttGGAGACGTCCACTGTAATAAACAGGCGACTGTCAGTGTTTTCCAATCACCGATGGAAAACTGGGTCACGATTAGTGCTGTCGCCGTTTATCTTAAAGCTGGATGCGACATTCATATATAAAACAGCCGAGATGAGTCGAATTATGATGTTTAATGGCCATCGCATCAAATGATTTCTTATTGTCGCAGGTGACAAAAATAATATGGTAacgtgtcaaatattaaaaGTTAATCTGATGTTCAAGTCACAATATGATAGTGCAAATACAAGCCTCCAGTCATGGCCTCTTTTCTTCATGATAAGCAATTCTTTCCGAATATGGTAAGTTGAATTAGAAACAGCGTAAAAGGAGGTAAGTACTGAGCGAGTTAATGATACTACACCAGACAGTTCCCCATTTCCAGAGATACTGAGCATAACATTGATTGGGTGCAGATGGAACAAAACAGTTCACATAATTCGTTCATAAGTGAGTAATAACAAAGATATATCAAGTAAAGACCCGACGAATGGAATTTTCCCGATAATACATTTTCATTAGTGCCCACAACATGCACAAAACACTTAAATGGTCAGTTCCTCTTTTCGTATTCTGTCcagggtgtgtgtgtgtgggggggggcgGGTGCTGTTAAAAAGTTTTGTATCTAATTTAAACACCTGGCATATGCTCGACGCGCCGAGAATAATACTCGCGCTGTCAGAGGTGATCGGCACTGGCACCTCGGTGCCGCGATGAATGACCTCGCTGCTATGGATATTACAAAGTCGGTGCACATTTGCACCCATTATAGCAAGATAATTATCATGCATGCGTATTTATCATTATCAATTACATATCCATCTCTTAATATCAATATGTTCAGATCCCCATAGGTCGTTTGGTGATCAATGCGGGTAAGAGGCTTGCACGTACACATCCGTTTAATAATCAAGCGACAAGCTGTTGCAATCTGTTAACTTCTAGAAAGGCTGTGGTATACTAGGGAGTTTGTCAAGACTGTTACTAAATTTATGATCATTTTCTAGATAATGCCACTCATTTCTCCCATTTAGTACTTGGTTGAAATTTCTTAATGAAACTCGTTTTTTGGGATTTTTTGTCTCTTGAACATTTGCAGAAGTGGTTTTTTCCTCCGAATTGagcaaaatataataatatcCCACAGTGCATTCTGCTCAAATGACGCTTGTTGCTAAGGTAGTTTGAATATTACTGGCCATCGAGAAAAACTAGGTTATCCGTTCTCAATAAGCTAATAAATACCATATGTTCCAATTTCAGTCGTAATGCGATGTATTCTACGTGGTCGGACGTTCgcgttgttttcatttttgtcgaGAATTTCAGCCTTCTCATCGTCATGGCCGTAAATTTTTCAattatcaattttgtaaaatacgTAAAGTTTGACGTCTCTGATGCTATCTACAACAACTATATTTAAAGGTAAAAGACCCGTTTACGGCAATTTGAAACTACGTTTCACGCGATCAGCTTTAACCAATGAGCAAAGTCACCTAGTCTCTGTTGCAAATGGTAACATTTTACACTTTCCGTTGTTTAATTATTCGATTCTTTTTGAAACTATATGTTTTCGTTCCAAAAACAAAAGCAACTAATGTATCTCACCGAATTTACCAGAAAAGTCTCATGACTGCATGCATAGATATGAAATGTATAATGACGACAGAAATATGTTCGGTAATCATGAACATTTCGTGTTGTACGGTGACTTGTACTAAGAGTGTCGAGTTGTTTGCAGAGCGGCGCGAGACACTTGTTACACGGAGATTCTTCGTTAATCTGCTGCTACCTGATACTATTTATCCCGTGACATCCGTATCAtttctggttttttttaattaataagTAATAGTTGACGTAATTAAGTCCTATAAATGCCGAACGCCGATCTGTCATATGCCAGTCAATTGCAGCTACAGCTCGACGACTGACGCTTAGTTCAAAGACACAAACCTTGGAGAATCACCaccttttgaagaaaaaaagaaatggcTTTCCTGGGAAGTTGGAGATTCGATAGATCTGAAAACCTGACCCCGTTCATGCTAGCAGTCGGTGCTCCGCCGGAGGTGGCGAAAGCCGCGGGCACCATGATATCATTCTTGGAGTATACGAAAGACGGCGACAGCTACAAAGTCAAGATGGAAACCCCGAGGGGTGACATGGAGTACACCTTCAGGCTCGGCATACCTTTCGACGTCGAAGTCATGGGCTCCGGGAAGAAGTTCAACGTGACGGCGTCGGTCGAAGGCAACAAACTGGTAATGACAGGCACAGGGCCGGACTCCGTCACGCAGACCCGCGAAGTCGACGGGGACACGATGATCATCACCTTGACCAAGCCTGGCGTGGAGGTTGTCGGTAAACGATTTCTGGTCAGAGTTTAACACCGCGATGAGGATGGAAACGCCGGTTTGATCACCACCACCGTTCAGAAGTCTATCGCCACTGCTGGCAATATGAGAGATTGTAAAGAGTACTGTATTAGCCTGGTCGATGATAAAAGTTCATATATTTGGATGTTTGTGCGGTGTGGCCCTGTCATGATCAATGTGAAACGTTGgctttgacaatattttgaaagagactCGTTTTATATTTAGCATTATAGGCTTGGTTGTTCTCggtgtttgtattttcattttttgtattacCCTGAAATGGCATATCTTGATAGTGCTCTGTTTCTCAGTTTAACAAGTCTGgatcaaaaatagaaataaagaCATTTTTCATCAAATGCGCAAATCCTTCATTGTATTGATTTTGTTTCTCGGGATACCTCTCCCTCCACCCCTCCCCTCACCCCTcttcacctctctctctctctctctctctctctctctctctctctctctctctctctctctctctctctctctctctctctctctctctctctctctcttcccctTAGTCGGCTTTTTTGAGCTAAGTTAGAGCAGCCATTAGTCTCTCATTAGCATACCTACTGTATAACGGTAGACACATGAAATTATGTCATCGGTCTGATCAGCTATCCTATCTCCAAGTGGAGCCGAAGGTTTGTATTGTCATAGAATTATTTCAGGGCGTTTCAAGTTCTTTCCAATGTATGAGACTTCTCAGACACGGGTAATAGTAAACGGCAGAAGTAATGCTGACAACTACTCCATCAAATAAAATTGTACGATCGTTTCATAAAGAAAATGATGTACACTGCCACTAATTTGTAGATTGCGCGAAAACGAAATTATGATCACAGTTAAcgtcaagaaaaataaaacgtttgtttctcatcctagacatattgcaaaaatgatgcggtgacgctgTTTTTTgtcttctcaatttttttatttttcaacgaacaagaacgcgcaaaaaaccaaaaataatataggaatgcatgcagagataatTGCACAGCAGTGCTGACAGCTTAAATTAAAAAGTAACATCCGTGTACATTTCTGAAaagaatgttagtgtcagttattttgtttacagttctgttttacacagcactgtgttatgcactagcGTCgcgtatttttttgtttatttttttttttcattttatttcctcatgagcagaaaaaggAAGcagcgggtctgaattgacgcgcgcgaggatgagaaacaaacctttttatttttcttggcctaaaaATCGATGGCACAGCGCAAGAGGGGCGTATCCCCTCTGTTAAAGCATAGAAGATATGCCCCTCTTGCAGCGGGcaatctaatttttttttcttccgtgAAATGAGCGTAAGAGTCAATTTGAGGACAATTTAGTAATGGCGATATTACTTCTCAGATATGCTCCTTCGTCCCCAGGCCCCAAATATATTTACTTTGCAGATGTTACAGGTCGAGGATGATTAAAATATGCACATAACAAAAACCCTCATCGCGTTTTCAGGAGGGAGTCACTCTATTTCGATTATTATGCACAAATTCGCATGAAGTATAAATCCCATAGTTACACAATGATCAGCGTGACATATCCGTGATTCTCAATCACGGTCCAGCttctattttgaaatatttgtcgtCCATAAAACTTTCAGTGGCTTAAAATTCTACCTATTTCAGCAATGtactcatttatttttttaaatttgccgTGTTCAAATCACTAATTCGCAATCGGATTGTTTCACTTCCAAGCGTCGTTCATAAGGGAGGGACTTGAGGCCCAAAGGAATGACGTGCGTGTCCCTGTAAGATTTACGCTTGGGGTGTCATCAAAAACATAGCAATCGTCATCGTTATAGCAATgtttattaaggtagaacgcacctcggggacagacattcggactctcaaacttttacaattctcttctgatataccacatgtgggggttcattttaaagctcttggcgaaagaaaacgtttcaccggcttagtttttcgaaattcgaaaatttttatttttctccatagaattaacacaggaatggcggccattttgaatttctaatatcgataaatcttgggtaatctgtttctctagtacaaaaatttgcgcAGTGACCcactattttttattcttgattttgaaagagaatgattgaaagatcccttgaggaacgttagagcaaaagtttaagtctttcacttaagaggtgcatactaccttaaattatATTAGGCCTAATCGCCTAAGTTTTATGTacacttttcaaaatatactCAATTCCCCGTCGAGATTTCTTTTCCTATAAACATGAACTGTGCGTGCCACGAGCCCAGTATGCATCTTGATTGTCTTTTACCAATTCACGGTTTGCGGTAATTTGTGTGCAGTTAGACGACATTGCAAAGGTGTCAGAAGTGACAGAATGATCAGGAACTAAATCCTGCCCTTTCGAACCAAAAAAAGATCCACCGACGCGAAACTGGATAACTGGAACGAATATCGATAACCTATGCCCGATGTTCCTATTACAAAAGTACGTTCGTAGCTTTCCGCTCATTGTTTTGTCTCTGTTCGTAGTTCTGTCGATGGACAAGTACGATCGACGAATCTTTGCTGTTTTCAGCTACCACGCTTGACTAACAGTAATAAATTCTCTactcaaaacaggttttactatATGTTAAAAGCTTCGGCGCCTGTATTGTGATAAAGTTTGACCTCGTTTTACAGAGAAAAAATCAAGTACAAAACGTTGTCGGGAGTCGCGGTACATTCTAAAAGAAATCTAGTCAAAAAAGGAAGGATTTTGGAAGCGGCGACTAGATATATTCTTCATAATTATACGGGTGTTGATTATATGCGGAGATTGGTCTCTGCTAACCTTAACCTCTGTCATTATGCAGGGAAGTGCTTGTCATGACCTGATATTCTTTCATAAATGTATTACTGGGCTTATATTCTATGAACATATACAAGTTTCTtgagttttcattttcaaacattcacaCCCGTCGACTCCGTGCTGATTCAACTACATTACGATTAAATCGCTTTAATACTCTTTCTTACCCACACCTGTTAGTCGCATACCCAATTCATGGAATAATGTACCCGTAGTATTAGGAAGTCTATCGATTCAACGCCCACATTTAACAAAACATGGTATTAGAACAAATTTTACAGTTCGTCTGATCCATGGAACACCTTTGCATGGATAACTAACTATGTTTGTAGTAATTGCTGAAATTTatagatttttttaaatttttcatatattttctcaATGTGTTCTGCTTGAAATTGTGGTACATCTTATgccaatttttcattttgttcgtTGAGCGTCTTCCATATCTCTGTGAGATGCCGACTTTGTATCGGTTTTAGTCATTCAATCCTCAATAGAGTTTTTAGCTTtcattgtttactttgaataaatgaaaaataatatccTCAGCTGATTGAATCATTCTTAAAGGCCCAATAggtgtatcttttagcattatttttgtgattttacttccaaactaaatcAAGTTCGtaggaatgtactcattgagagGTGTATATACGAgtataaactgtccactgggactgcatgtgcaattttgagcaagataaataataagcGTGTgtccaaacataaa
This is a stretch of genomic DNA from Ptychodera flava strain L36383 chromosome 21, AS_Pfla_20210202, whole genome shotgun sequence. It encodes these proteins:
- the LOC139122209 gene encoding fatty acid-binding protein, liver-like — protein: MAFLGSWRFDRSENLTPFMLAVGAPPEVAKAAGTMISFLEYTKDGDSYKVKMETPRGDMEYTFRLGIPFDVEVMGSGKKFNVTASVEGNKLVMTGTGPDSVTQTREVDGDTMIITLTKPGVEVVGKRFLVRV
- the LOC139121467 gene encoding fatty acid-binding protein 2, liver-like: MAFAGNWTVYKSENVEKFMLAAGAPADRAANAEKAVTTLSCKKDGDFFILTSTGPKGNTIEQKFKPGVPFTESFGPIGKERQAIASIEGNKLVIKSADGSGVTETREVNGDEMVFSISKDGIGEVGRRYLKRS